Proteins from one Nilaparvata lugens isolate BPH chromosome 10, ASM1435652v1, whole genome shotgun sequence genomic window:
- the LOC111043224 gene encoding telomerase-binding protein EST1A isoform X2, whose amino-acid sequence MNPKNGRPYNQLAVVSFYGRRKLDAVYYYMRSLMSSNPLQSAREPLLSMFDDNRKKWESGHRPTPTLEQRNHAADKEGVSVKGRTRREIWIRPDGGKRMLRTTSAAHSNRHTQDGAADSEDEQVEAQLKSMSYVDLNKRFCVSFLHVHGKLFTKVGMESFQEAGLAMLREFRVLLQHSPLPLTVTRFLQLLALNMFAIENTRLKNTDLEPGYRSATQECALIVSLQMFNLIVERCVQLLRDSAANHTEPTPISNLTSDVHVLLPAIKVWCDWLLIHSRVWNPPPSCRDYRVGPSGDAWTRLATLVNLLDKFNTHRDFLSTEQLPDSELVRLPEDVTLSGFTPLMYNTHDPIYTNGNCDMELAQISLRIHKIMFFGTEFLCGVDPPVLKLQKYETGVSEYVSVVEIPSPPVQSDNEEVCIESGDESEDEDEEEKEEVAEGESDDSGKATGVEEEAESSSLEITKLRKRKEQLERSHRKQERRRQKVQAILRECEKTVEMEVRPHYLVPDTNCLIDYLPQLATIANAKSSPTNEYIYSLIVPLVVINELEGLSQGAGGKVVKGGGGVGAQHSAMVAEAARSALHFLRLPGPPTIKGLTTHGNTLNSNRFTAEEDYSEDMKNDDKILTACLNLSRLNSKESKSQKEDGSRRVLCEVVLLTEDRNLKLKALARDMPVSDMPNFIKWAGLLGLG is encoded by the exons ATGAACCCGAAGAACGGCCGGCCGTACAACCAGCTGGCGGTAGTGTCGTTCTACGGCCGCCGCAAGCTGGATGCCGTCTACTACTACATGCGCAGTCTCATGTCCTCGAACCCGTTGCAGTCGGCCCGCGAGCCCCTCCTCTCCATGTTCGACGACAACCGCAAGAAGTGGGAGAGCGGACATAGGCCAACGCCGACTCTCGAACAACGCAACCATGCTGCAGACAAG GAGGGTGTGTCGGTGAAGGGCCGCACTCGCCGCGAGATCTGGATCCGACCGGACGGCGGCAAGCGCATGCTCCGCACCACCTCGGCCGCCCACTCCAACCGACACACACAAGATGGCGCCGCCGACTCCGAGGACGAGCAAGTCGAGGCCCAGCTCAAGTCCATGTCCTATGTTGAT CTCAATAAACGGTTCTGTGTTAGCTTCCTACACGTGCATGGAAAACTGTTCACTAAAGTTGG AATGGAATCATTTCAAGAAGCGGGCTTGGCTATGCTGCGTGAATTCCGTGTGCTATTACAACACTCCCCTCTGCCTCTGACCGTCACCAGGTTCCTTCAGCTGCTTGCCCTCAACATGTTTGCAATTGAAAACACCCGGCTCAAAA ACACCGACCTGGAGCCGGGCTACCGGTCGGCGACGCAAGAGTGCGCGCTGATCGTGTCGCTGCAGATGTTCAACCTGATTGTCGAGCGATGCGTGCAGTTGCTGCGTGACAGTGCAGCCAACCACACGGAGCCAACGCCCATCTCAAACCTCACCTCTGACGTGCATGTCCTCTTGCCCGCCATCAAG GTTTGGTGTGACTGGCTGCTCATCCATAGCAGAGTCTGGAATCCTCCACCATCTTGTCGTGATTACAGAGTTGG GCCATCTGGAGATGCATGGACAAGGCTGGCAACACTGGTCAATCTTCTTGATAAGTTCAATACGCATAGAGACTTCCTCAGTACTGAACAATTGCCAG ATTCTGAGCTTGTAAGACTGCCTGAAGATGTAACGCTAAGTGGATTCACTCCACTCATGTACAACACACATGATCCAATTTATACGAACGGCAACTGTGATATG GAACTGGCGCAAATTTCATTAAGGATACATAAGATCATGTTCTTTGGAACAGAATTTCTGTGCGGTGTCGATCCTCCTGTACTCAAACTACAGAAGTACGAGACTGGTGTCAGTGAATATGTTTCTGTTGTTGAAATACCAAGCCCTCCCGTACAG AGCGACAACGAGGAGGTATGCATAGAGAGCGGTGACGAAtcggaggatgaggatgaggaggagaaggaggaggtggctGAGGGGGAGAGCGACGACTCGGGCAAGGCGACCGGCGTTGAGGAGGAGGCAGAGTCCTCCTCACTCGAAATCACCAAACTGCGCAAGCGTAAGGAACAGCTGGAGCGGTCGCATCGCAAGCAGGAGCGTAGACGACAGAAAGTGCAG GCGATCCTGCGCGAATGCGAGAAGACAGTGGAGATGGAGGTGCGGCCTCACTACCTGGTGCCCGACACCAACTGCCTCATCGACTACCTGCCTCAGCTGGCCACCATTGCCAACGCAAAGTCCTCACCCACCAACGAGTACATCTACTCACTCATCGTGCCTCTTGTTG TGATCAACGAGCTGGAGGGCTTGAGCCAGGGCGCGGGGGGGAAGGTGGTAAAgggtggaggaggagtgggggCTCAGCACTCAGCCATGGTGGCAGAGGCGGCTCGATCCGCCCTCCACTTCCTGCGCCTGCCCGGACCCCCCACCATCAAGGGCCTCACCACACATGGCAACACGCTCAACTCAAACCGGTTCACCGCCGAGGAGGACTACAGCGAG GATatgaaaaatgatgataaaattCTTACTGCTTGCCTTAACCTTAGTCGACTGAATAGTAAGGAGTCGAAATCGCAGAAGGAAG ATGGTTCGAGACGTGTGCTGTGTGAAGTGGTGCTTCTGACCGAGGACCGCAACCTGAAGCTGAAGGCGTTGGCCCGCGACATGCCCGTCTCAGACATGCCCAACTTCATCAAGTGGGCCGGCCTCCTGGGGCTCGGCTGA
- the LOC111043224 gene encoding telomerase-binding protein EST1A isoform X1 gives MNPKNGRPYNQLAVVSFYGRRKLDAVYYYMRSLMSSNPLQSAREPLLSMFDDNRKKWESGHRPTPTLEQRNHAADKEGVSVKGRTRREIWIRPDGGKRMLRTTSAAHSNRHTQDGAADSEDEQVEAQLKSMSYVDLNKRFCVSFLHVHGKLFTKVGMESFQEAGLAMLREFRVLLQHSPLPLTVTRFLQLLALNMFAIENTRLKNTDLEPGYRSATQECALIVSLQMFNLIVERCVQLLRDSAANHTEPTPISNLTSDVHVLLPAIKVWCDWLLIHSRVWNPPPSCRDYRVGPSGDAWTRLATLVNLLDKFNTHRDFLSTEQLPDSELVRLPEDVTLSGFTPLMYNTHDPIYTNGNCDMELAQISLRIHKIMFFGTEFLCGVDPPVLKLQKYETGVSEYVSVVEIPSPPVQTSSCCVVQSDNEEVCIESGDESEDEDEEEKEEVAEGESDDSGKATGVEEEAESSSLEITKLRKRKEQLERSHRKQERRRQKVQAILRECEKTVEMEVRPHYLVPDTNCLIDYLPQLATIANAKSSPTNEYIYSLIVPLVVINELEGLSQGAGGKVVKGGGGVGAQHSAMVAEAARSALHFLRLPGPPTIKGLTTHGNTLNSNRFTAEEDYSEDMKNDDKILTACLNLSRLNSKESKSQKEDGSRRVLCEVVLLTEDRNLKLKALARDMPVSDMPNFIKWAGLLGLG, from the exons ATGAACCCGAAGAACGGCCGGCCGTACAACCAGCTGGCGGTAGTGTCGTTCTACGGCCGCCGCAAGCTGGATGCCGTCTACTACTACATGCGCAGTCTCATGTCCTCGAACCCGTTGCAGTCGGCCCGCGAGCCCCTCCTCTCCATGTTCGACGACAACCGCAAGAAGTGGGAGAGCGGACATAGGCCAACGCCGACTCTCGAACAACGCAACCATGCTGCAGACAAG GAGGGTGTGTCGGTGAAGGGCCGCACTCGCCGCGAGATCTGGATCCGACCGGACGGCGGCAAGCGCATGCTCCGCACCACCTCGGCCGCCCACTCCAACCGACACACACAAGATGGCGCCGCCGACTCCGAGGACGAGCAAGTCGAGGCCCAGCTCAAGTCCATGTCCTATGTTGAT CTCAATAAACGGTTCTGTGTTAGCTTCCTACACGTGCATGGAAAACTGTTCACTAAAGTTGG AATGGAATCATTTCAAGAAGCGGGCTTGGCTATGCTGCGTGAATTCCGTGTGCTATTACAACACTCCCCTCTGCCTCTGACCGTCACCAGGTTCCTTCAGCTGCTTGCCCTCAACATGTTTGCAATTGAAAACACCCGGCTCAAAA ACACCGACCTGGAGCCGGGCTACCGGTCGGCGACGCAAGAGTGCGCGCTGATCGTGTCGCTGCAGATGTTCAACCTGATTGTCGAGCGATGCGTGCAGTTGCTGCGTGACAGTGCAGCCAACCACACGGAGCCAACGCCCATCTCAAACCTCACCTCTGACGTGCATGTCCTCTTGCCCGCCATCAAG GTTTGGTGTGACTGGCTGCTCATCCATAGCAGAGTCTGGAATCCTCCACCATCTTGTCGTGATTACAGAGTTGG GCCATCTGGAGATGCATGGACAAGGCTGGCAACACTGGTCAATCTTCTTGATAAGTTCAATACGCATAGAGACTTCCTCAGTACTGAACAATTGCCAG ATTCTGAGCTTGTAAGACTGCCTGAAGATGTAACGCTAAGTGGATTCACTCCACTCATGTACAACACACATGATCCAATTTATACGAACGGCAACTGTGATATG GAACTGGCGCAAATTTCATTAAGGATACATAAGATCATGTTCTTTGGAACAGAATTTCTGTGCGGTGTCGATCCTCCTGTACTCAAACTACAGAAGTACGAGACTGGTGTCAGTGAATATGTTTCTGTTGTTGAAATACCAAGCCCTCCCGTACAG ACATCGAGTTGTTGTGTTGTTCAGAGCGACAACGAGGAGGTATGCATAGAGAGCGGTGACGAAtcggaggatgaggatgaggaggagaaggaggaggtggctGAGGGGGAGAGCGACGACTCGGGCAAGGCGACCGGCGTTGAGGAGGAGGCAGAGTCCTCCTCACTCGAAATCACCAAACTGCGCAAGCGTAAGGAACAGCTGGAGCGGTCGCATCGCAAGCAGGAGCGTAGACGACAGAAAGTGCAG GCGATCCTGCGCGAATGCGAGAAGACAGTGGAGATGGAGGTGCGGCCTCACTACCTGGTGCCCGACACCAACTGCCTCATCGACTACCTGCCTCAGCTGGCCACCATTGCCAACGCAAAGTCCTCACCCACCAACGAGTACATCTACTCACTCATCGTGCCTCTTGTTG TGATCAACGAGCTGGAGGGCTTGAGCCAGGGCGCGGGGGGGAAGGTGGTAAAgggtggaggaggagtgggggCTCAGCACTCAGCCATGGTGGCAGAGGCGGCTCGATCCGCCCTCCACTTCCTGCGCCTGCCCGGACCCCCCACCATCAAGGGCCTCACCACACATGGCAACACGCTCAACTCAAACCGGTTCACCGCCGAGGAGGACTACAGCGAG GATatgaaaaatgatgataaaattCTTACTGCTTGCCTTAACCTTAGTCGACTGAATAGTAAGGAGTCGAAATCGCAGAAGGAAG ATGGTTCGAGACGTGTGCTGTGTGAAGTGGTGCTTCTGACCGAGGACCGCAACCTGAAGCTGAAGGCGTTGGCCCGCGACATGCCCGTCTCAGACATGCCCAACTTCATCAAGTGGGCCGGCCTCCTGGGGCTCGGCTGA